Genomic DNA from Cupriavidus pauculus:
GAGCGCAAACGGCACGTTCTGCTCGACGATCAGCAGCGTCGTCCCACGTTGCGCGCGCTCCTGGATCAGCGCATTGGCCAGCCGGTCGATCACCGATGGCTGCAGCCCTTCGGTAATCTCGTCCAGCACGATGACCGAGGGCCGCATCATCAGTGCGCGGGCCAGCAGCAGCATCTTCTGTTCGCCGCCCGAGAGCGTGCCCGCCGGCTGCGGCAGCCGGGTCTTGAACACCGGAAACAGCGGCTCGATTGCCTCGAACCGCTCCTGGAACAGCGACTCCCTCGGCAGCCCCAGCCGCAGGTTGTCGCGGATGCTCAGGTCGGCGAACAGCGCATGCTCCTGCGCCGCGTAGGCAATGCCCTGCCGCGCGATGCGATGCGGCGGCATGCGCGTGATGTCTTCGCCGTGCAGGTAGACGGCGCCGGCCTTCTTGGGCAGAAAGCCCATGATCGACTTGAGCAGCGTGCTCTTTCCCATGCCGTTCTTGCCCAGCAGGGCCACCGCTTCCCCGGGGTTCACGTGCAGCGACAGATCGCGGAGGATCACCGCGCTGCGGTACCCGCTCGTGACACCTTCCAGCTTCAATGCGGCGGCACTCATGTCGTCTCCTTCTGCACGGCGGCGCTACCCGAATAGATGGTCCTGACCAGCGGGGAATTGACCACCTCCTGAAAGCTCCCCTCCATCGCGATGGTGCCCTGATGCAACACGACGATGCGTGTCGCGATCTGCTCGACGAAGTCGAGATCGTGCTCGACCAGCAGGCAGCACAGCCCGTAACGATGGGCCAGCGACGACAGCACCTCGCCGATATGCGTGCGCTCCGTCTTCGTGAGGCCGGCCGTCGGCTCGTCCAGCAGCACCACGCGCGGTGCCAGCGCGAGGACCATCGCCAGTTCGAGCGCCTGCTGCTCGCCATGCGACAGATCGCGCGCCACACTGCCCAGCTTCTGGTCGAGCCCCGTCACGCGGACCACATGCAGTGCATAGGCGGGCAACCGCAGCGAACGATCCTGCCCCGTGAGCGACGGCCGCTCCAGCCGCGTGCCCGCGATGCGCAGGCATTCGGCCACCGTCAGCGACTCGAAGATATTGGCGTTCTGAAACTTGCGGCCAAGCCCGAAGTGGACGCAGGTTTCGGGCGGGAACTGCCGGATATCGTGCCCGCACAGCTCGACCGTGCCGCCGCTGCGCGCGGCGCCATCGCTCATGCAGCGCATGAGCGTGGTCTTGCCCGCGCCGTTGGGGCCGATCAACCCGACGAGCTCGCCCGGCCGCGCTTCGAAGTCGATACCCTGCAGCACCTTGAGCGCCCCAAAATGCTTCTCCACGCCCGTCATGCGGATCGCGGGGCCGGCGCCCACCTCGGCTGCCTCGGTCGCTTCGGTCGCCACCCCGGCGGTTCGCTCCTCGAGCACGGGCAGGCTCGCCGTCGGCCGGCCCAGCCCGAACGGCTTCAGCAACAGCGGCATCAGCCCCTGCGGCATCAGCACGATGACCACCACGAATGCGGCGCCCAGAATCAGCTGCCACGCAAACGGCATGCTCCCGCTGAGATAGGCGGTGGCGACGTTGATCAGCACCGCGCCCGTCAACGGGCCCCAGAGCGTGCCGCGCCCGCCGAGCGCCGCCCAGATGATGAACTCGGTGCCGAGCGCAAACCCCGCGAGTTCAGGCGCCACGACCCCGCTGAACGATCCGTACCCAAACCCGGCGATGCCGGCGACGGCACCCATGGCGACGAGCAGCACGATCTTCACCAGCGACGTATCGATGCCCAGATAGGTGCAGCGGGACTCGTTGTCGCGAATGGCAGCCAGAATGCGCCCCGCATCGCTGCGCACGAGCATCCAGCCCAGCAGGCCCGCCAGCAGCAGCGCGCCGCCCGCGATCCAGTACCAGGTCTCGATCGAGAAATCGAAGGTCTCGTAACCCGTGAGTCCGGAACTCGATCCGGTCCAGTCGCCGCCCGAGAGCAGCAACTGCGTGAGGACGATCGGCAGCACCAGCGAGATCACGGTCGCAAAGAATGGCGAGGCGCCGCGGTAGAACGAGAGCCAGCCCACCAGCGCCGCCACGGCCGCGCTCACGGCGATGGTCAATCCCACACCGAGCAATACCATGCCCATGCTGAAACCGCCGTGCGTGAACACGAGCCCCGAGACATACGCTCCGATGCCGAAGAACGCGGACTGCCCGAACGTCAGGTAACCGGTGTAGCCCCAGAGGATATCCACCGTGATCACGACGATCGCAAAGAAGAACGCCTTGATCAGGATGTTCTGCAGGTACGTATCGAAGAGCCACGGGCCCGCCGCGAGCACGATCAATGCTATCGCGCCCAAGCCCGCCAGCCGCGACGCCGAGGGCCGCGACCGCGCCGCGCCCGCTTCCCGCCCCGAACCGGGCAACGTCATATCTCGGTCAGCCATGAGAGAACCCCTTCGGACGAATCCGCAACGTCACCGCGGCCAGCACCGCGATGGTCAGCCCGCCGAGCACGGGGTTGGCATAGGTGCTGACCAGTACCTGCGCGGCGCCGAAGACCACGCAGGTCAGCAGCAGGCTCGCCATGGAATGGCCGGACACCATCACCAGCATGAACGCGCTGATCAGCCACGGCAGGCCCATGTTCGGATCGACGCTCGAGAGCGGCGTGATCATG
This window encodes:
- a CDS encoding ABC transporter ATP-binding protein, which produces MSAAALKLEGVTSGYRSAVILRDLSLHVNPGEAVALLGKNGMGKSTLLKSIMGFLPKKAGAVYLHGEDITRMPPHRIARQGIAYAAQEHALFADLSIRDNLRLGLPRESLFQERFEAIEPLFPVFKTRLPQPAGTLSGGEQKMLLLARALMMRPSVIVLDEITEGLQPSVIDRLANALIQERAQRGTTLLIVEQNVPFALRVADRYVILKQGEVVDQGEARAAGAVDAVFAHLRV
- a CDS encoding ABC transporter permease subunit, which encodes MADRDMTLPGSGREAGAARSRPSASRLAGLGAIALIVLAAGPWLFDTYLQNILIKAFFFAIVVITVDILWGYTGYLTFGQSAFFGIGAYVSGLVFTHGGFSMGMVLLGVGLTIAVSAAVAALVGWLSFYRGASPFFATVISLVLPIVLTQLLLSGGDWTGSSSGLTGYETFDFSIETWYWIAGGALLLAGLLGWMLVRSDAGRILAAIRDNESRCTYLGIDTSLVKIVLLVAMGAVAGIAGFGYGSFSGVVAPELAGFALGTEFIIWAALGGRGTLWGPLTGAVLINVATAYLSGSMPFAWQLILGAAFVVVIVLMPQGLMPLLLKPFGLGRPTASLPVLEERTAGVATEATEAAEVGAGPAIRMTGVEKHFGALKVLQGIDFEARPGELVGLIGPNGAGKTTLMRCMSDGAARSGGTVELCGHDIRQFPPETCVHFGLGRKFQNANIFESLTVAECLRIAGTRLERPSLTGQDRSLRLPAYALHVVRVTGLDQKLGSVARDLSHGEQQALELAMVLALAPRVVLLDEPTAGLTKTERTHIGEVLSSLAHRYGLCCLLVEHDLDFVEQIATRIVVLHQGTIAMEGSFQEVVNSPLVRTIYSGSAAVQKETT